In Cytobacillus oceanisediminis, the following proteins share a genomic window:
- a CDS encoding ASCH domain-containing protein has translation MSNQHDPNTLPPKTCSVDRMVTVKEDIEKVLAGKKTATRRNGRYADVGEIMTLEGQDFAVEKVYSQSLGELTDEHARQEGFESLEDYKQSILSMHPGMPWLPQMRVWVHEFSAVKK, from the coding sequence ATGTCAAACCAGCATGACCCAAATACATTACCGCCGAAAACATGTTCAGTAGACCGCATGGTGACAGTAAAAGAGGACATTGAAAAGGTTCTTGCAGGAAAGAAAACAGCTACACGCCGCAATGGCCGCTATGCTGATGTCGGGGAAATCATGACACTTGAGGGCCAGGATTTTGCTGTTGAAAAAGTTTATTCCCAATCTCTAGGAGAGTTAACAGATGAGCATGCCCGCCAGGAAGGCTTTGAAAGCTTAGAAGACTACAAACAATCAATCCTTTCTATGCATCCGGGTATGCCTTGGCTGCCGCAAATGCGTGTATGGGTTCATGAATTCAGCGCAGTGAAGAAGTAA
- a CDS encoding glutamine--tRNA ligase/YqeY domain fusion protein → MENNSNFIRTIIKEDLESGKRKEVITRFPPEPNGYLHIGHAKSIVINFGLADDFSGKTNLRFDDTNPLKEDQEFVDAIKEDVKWLGYEWEELHFASNYFEEMYNRAVLLIKKGKAYVDDLSQEEIRQYRGTLTEPGKESPYRSRSAEENLDLFERMRKGEFENGAKVLRAKIDMSSPNLNLRDPVIYRVSHATHHNTGDTWCIYPMYAFAHPLEDAIEGVTHSLCTTEFEDQRPLYNWVVAECEMESTPQQIEFGRLNISNTVMSKRKLKQLVEENYVDGWDDPRMPTISGLRRKGYTPEAIREFVKETGVSKGSGVVDEAMLEHYVREDLKLKAPRTMGVLRPLKVVITNYPEDQTEMLDAEINPENPEMGMRQIPFSREIYVEQDDFMEDPPKKYFRLFPGNEVRLKHAYFIKCNDVIKDEDGNVVELHCTYDPETKSGTGFTGRKVKGTLHWVDAKSAIPAEFRLYEPLILDKDADQNAEADTDDAAENEAEGKTFLDYVNPNSLEIVHGFIEPNMKDVKAQDKFQFFRHGYFNVDPKHTTAEKPVFNRIVSLKSSFKLK, encoded by the coding sequence TTGGAAAACAATTCAAATTTTATACGAACGATTATTAAAGAGGATCTGGAGTCGGGAAAGCGTAAAGAGGTCATTACCCGTTTCCCGCCTGAGCCGAACGGTTATCTTCATATCGGACATGCCAAATCGATTGTCATCAACTTCGGCCTGGCAGATGATTTTAGCGGCAAGACGAACCTTCGTTTTGATGATACGAACCCGCTTAAGGAAGATCAGGAATTTGTGGATGCCATTAAAGAAGATGTTAAATGGCTTGGCTATGAGTGGGAGGAGCTTCACTTTGCTTCGAATTACTTCGAGGAAATGTATAACCGTGCAGTTCTTTTAATCAAGAAAGGAAAAGCTTATGTGGATGACTTAAGCCAGGAAGAGATCCGCCAATACCGCGGAACGCTGACAGAGCCTGGAAAAGAAAGCCCATACCGCAGCCGTTCAGCTGAAGAGAATCTTGATTTATTTGAACGCATGCGTAAAGGTGAATTTGAAAACGGAGCAAAAGTTCTCAGAGCAAAGATCGACATGTCATCACCGAACCTGAACTTGCGCGATCCGGTTATCTATCGTGTTTCACATGCAACTCACCACAATACGGGTGATACTTGGTGCATCTATCCGATGTATGCTTTTGCCCACCCGCTTGAGGATGCAATCGAAGGAGTTACCCATTCCTTATGTACAACCGAGTTTGAAGATCAGCGTCCGCTATATAACTGGGTTGTCGCAGAGTGTGAAATGGAAAGCACACCGCAGCAAATCGAGTTTGGCCGCCTGAATATTTCTAATACAGTTATGAGCAAAAGAAAACTGAAGCAGCTTGTGGAAGAGAATTATGTTGATGGCTGGGATGACCCGCGCATGCCGACGATTTCCGGTCTAAGACGCAAGGGCTATACTCCAGAAGCAATCCGAGAGTTCGTAAAAGAAACGGGTGTTTCAAAAGGTTCCGGTGTAGTGGATGAGGCCATGCTTGAGCATTATGTCCGCGAAGACCTGAAATTGAAAGCCCCTCGTACGATGGGTGTGCTTCGCCCATTAAAGGTTGTGATCACGAACTACCCGGAAGATCAGACTGAAATGCTTGATGCGGAAATCAATCCAGAAAACCCGGAGATGGGCATGCGCCAAATTCCTTTCTCGAGGGAGATTTATGTAGAGCAGGACGATTTCATGGAAGATCCGCCGAAAAAATATTTTCGCCTCTTCCCTGGCAATGAAGTACGCTTAAAGCATGCATATTTCATCAAGTGCAACGATGTCATCAAGGATGAGGATGGCAATGTTGTTGAGCTGCATTGCACGTATGACCCTGAAACGAAGAGCGGAACAGGTTTTACCGGCCGAAAAGTAAAGGGTACGCTTCACTGGGTGGATGCAAAGAGTGCCATTCCGGCTGAATTCCGTTTATACGAGCCATTGATTCTTGACAAAGATGCCGATCAGAACGCTGAGGCAGACACTGATGATGCTGCTGAAAACGAAGCTGAAGGAAAAACGTTCCTTGACTACGTGAACCCGAACTCACTTGAAATTGTTCATGGTTTCATTGAACCTAACATGAAGGATGTAAAAGCCCAGGATAAATTCCAATTCTTCCGTCACGGCTATTTCAACGTCGACCCGAAACACACAACAGCAGAAAAACCTGTGTTTAACAGGATTGTATCGCTGAAGAGTTCATTTAAGTTAAAATAA
- a CDS encoding alpha/beta hydrolase, with amino-acid sequence MSEKYPILEGAEPFYFEGNEIGILVSHGFTGSTQSMRPLGKAYANAGYTVCAPRLRGHGTHYEEMETTTYQDWIHSVEEGYQWLKERCSTIFVTGLSMGGTLTLYMAEKYPEIKGIIPINAAIEIPDMAAAASLEDVRFLDAIGSDIKNPDIKELAYEKTPVRSIGEITELMKKVKAELGKVTCPALIFVSKEDHVVPPSNSQEIYSSIKSAAKELVTLDNSYHVATLDNDQEIIIEKTLHFLQRVLETSSLQG; translated from the coding sequence ATGTCTGAGAAGTATCCTATTTTAGAAGGCGCAGAACCTTTTTATTTTGAAGGAAATGAGATTGGGATTTTGGTTTCGCATGGCTTTACCGGTTCAACTCAAAGTATGCGTCCCCTTGGGAAAGCTTATGCAAATGCAGGGTATACGGTCTGTGCTCCAAGGCTGAGGGGACATGGCACTCATTATGAAGAAATGGAAACAACCACCTATCAGGACTGGATTCATTCTGTTGAAGAAGGCTATCAGTGGCTGAAAGAGCGCTGCAGTACGATATTCGTTACAGGTCTATCGATGGGCGGCACCCTGACATTGTATATGGCCGAGAAATATCCTGAGATTAAGGGAATTATCCCGATTAATGCAGCTATAGAGATTCCTGATATGGCTGCAGCAGCCAGCCTGGAGGATGTCCGCTTCCTTGATGCAATTGGATCAGACATTAAAAACCCTGATATAAAAGAACTTGCCTATGAAAAGACACCGGTTAGATCGATTGGTGAAATTACAGAACTGATGAAGAAGGTCAAAGCCGAATTAGGGAAAGTGACATGTCCGGCACTGATTTTTGTCTCAAAAGAAGATCATGTAGTTCCTCCTTCCAACTCGCAGGAAATATACAGCAGCATTAAATCAGCTGCAAAGGAATTGGTCACCCTGGACAACAGCTATCATGTGGCAACATTGGATAACGATCAGGAAATCATTATAGAAAAAACACTGCATTTTCTGCAGCGGGTACTGGAAACAAGCAGTCTTCAGGGGTGA
- a CDS encoding MFS transporter has protein sequence MQLIKDVKETLWTKSFIMLMVGNLFVFMSFQMLIPTLPPYIKSIGATGLEIGLVTALFSIGAVLSRPFIGFMLEYRARKQLVLIGAAALLAITVIYPLSSVVMIFLLFRFIHGLAWGWSTTVNGTAAVDVVPNSRLGEGMGYYGLSVTIGMIIAPSLGIYLYQITSFTNLIYISSVLGVIAIGLLSIVRYETPAAVLETRKEDLKFSYLGSLIEKSSWFPAFITIIVTFGYGSIVTFIVIFGEERGIDQIFLFYLFNAIMASLSRPIAGKWFDQRGPKGLVLLCTFLTFIGMWVLSFAHSNLFIIISGILFGIGFGSLIPTLQSWTLSMTPPNRRGVANGMFFSSIDLGIGLSGLVFGVLAQFVETAALFQISSVFLILGMAVTILYGRRRSAARPQQAS, from the coding sequence ATGCAGTTGATAAAGGATGTAAAAGAGACTTTGTGGACAAAGTCTTTCATTATGCTGATGGTCGGGAATTTATTTGTCTTTATGTCGTTTCAGATGCTGATTCCAACACTGCCTCCATATATAAAGTCCATAGGAGCAACTGGTCTTGAAATTGGGCTGGTTACGGCGCTGTTTTCGATTGGAGCCGTTTTGAGCAGGCCTTTCATCGGATTCATGCTTGAATATAGAGCAAGGAAGCAGCTGGTGCTGATTGGGGCAGCGGCGCTTCTGGCCATAACGGTTATTTATCCGCTGTCAAGCGTGGTGATGATTTTTCTGCTGTTCCGATTCATCCACGGGCTCGCTTGGGGATGGTCAACTACTGTGAACGGGACAGCAGCTGTAGATGTAGTGCCTAATTCCCGTCTTGGAGAGGGAATGGGTTACTATGGCCTCAGCGTTACGATCGGGATGATCATCGCTCCGAGTCTTGGAATCTATCTATATCAGATTACCTCTTTTACCAACCTTATTTATATCTCGAGTGTGCTTGGCGTAATTGCTATTGGGCTCCTATCCATTGTTCGCTACGAAACGCCTGCAGCTGTTCTGGAAACAAGGAAAGAGGATCTGAAATTTTCTTACTTAGGCTCTTTAATCGAAAAATCCAGCTGGTTTCCTGCCTTTATTACGATTATTGTGACATTTGGGTATGGTTCCATCGTAACGTTCATCGTTATTTTTGGAGAAGAGCGCGGCATTGATCAGATTTTCCTTTTCTACCTGTTCAATGCGATCATGGCATCGCTATCGAGGCCGATTGCCGGGAAGTGGTTTGACCAGCGGGGGCCAAAGGGACTTGTACTGCTTTGCACGTTCTTGACCTTTATCGGCATGTGGGTACTTTCTTTCGCTCATTCGAATTTGTTTATTATCATAAGCGGAATTTTGTTCGGAATTGGCTTTGGATCATTGATTCCTACTCTGCAGTCATGGACGCTGTCGATGACACCACCCAACCGCCGGGGTGTGGCAAATGGAATGTTCTTCTCATCCATAGACCTTGGCATTGGACTAAGCGGCCTTGTGTTTGGGGTGCTTGCACAGTTTGTGGAAACGGCAGCACTATTCCAAATATCAAGTGTGTTCCTGATTCTTGGCATGGCTGTTACAATCCTCTATGGCAGACGGCGCTCAGCCGCCCGCCCGCAGCAAGCCTCTTAA
- a CDS encoding dynamin family protein, protein MTLEKQLISKTFYETFMESNENVHPIRVLGELYVAEQQNEVPDLTNIRFAQGEVYFLNKDYEAAIFKWESIPNELAPWAQKNMADAYFELDLLSNAEDFYKSIETDSEVLKTEVLLQLFSLYIQRGKLELAVESIKDAVRLNPDYPDVTDLARGFFEEHSDWGNAVELAVNEAIRTESLSWFEVLHSYVAQGRTAKMEPNYFSEALSVLYRVDEAHFESLSAALWNSYKKTDLYFSWLKEYNHLLLNMEPGRSHTWSLLSELYKDTYFELISGKHLIRDLSHLIPNHITNWVKIAAPSHSLVSASAVLAWSEIFPSNIDSSAVSEAEGLVNRSVRYQDGLEESFKLFENVMKWAKEKGVLMGERFEWMVRELLDLDAGHLLIAGAASNGKSSFVNTLLGEELMGDSTSASVLFKDSDEAEIHAVTDEEVRSISDLEDFRQSAEKSQQTLIRCRMPLAFLQNNRLAVIDTPGLAGQSKFRNGVFQYLHFADSMLFVLNADSPLTDKELDLAVRMREQAPELPIHFLLSKMDRIPDSQDAMDLLDETQSRVHTYFPKAKVFAFSAYYESESQLNDLAVFIKSMMDGRNRKEERTAKVLYYIKKSIKFLLEKRVEMENSLIDTIKWNEEMVTKLKGANNQLSDMEEEKIRTIKKSYSQIKDEMRQDLEKKIPELLRNCSEMVTEDSDFGKIHTELNDEMNNRVHEYIEETVLPDFHVSIQEWIAESEGEFRSSQAYLDEMSESFNELYGEEKISLDCDFRVLDDWRRDADRMTRGSVQLEKANILNRFSPSQFLLKSAGKLLGAIQQNKTMLHNKYKQFIEHEDYSEIAEFITNKFMQQFELFEKSLERDIKMFFRNPFDVLNHTVEETYTDIAENKEALSDMRKNPEIYQDPLTLFDLKLRQFEWMTSAGERVKEYR, encoded by the coding sequence ATGACTTTAGAGAAGCAGCTAATCAGCAAAACCTTTTATGAGACCTTCATGGAATCTAATGAAAATGTACATCCGATCAGGGTTTTGGGTGAACTGTATGTGGCTGAGCAGCAGAACGAAGTGCCCGATTTAACCAATATCCGTTTCGCCCAGGGTGAGGTGTATTTCCTTAACAAAGATTATGAAGCGGCCATTTTTAAATGGGAGAGCATTCCGAATGAATTGGCGCCATGGGCACAGAAAAATATGGCTGATGCCTATTTTGAATTGGATTTGCTTTCAAATGCAGAGGACTTTTACAAATCCATTGAAACAGATTCAGAGGTGCTAAAAACCGAAGTGCTCCTTCAGCTGTTTTCACTTTACATACAGCGCGGCAAGCTTGAACTGGCTGTTGAATCCATTAAAGATGCGGTCCGATTAAATCCGGATTATCCGGATGTGACCGATCTGGCACGCGGATTCTTTGAAGAACACAGCGATTGGGGAAATGCGGTGGAACTGGCTGTCAATGAAGCAATCAGGACGGAATCCCTATCCTGGTTTGAAGTTCTTCACTCGTATGTGGCACAGGGGCGTACAGCTAAAATGGAGCCAAACTATTTCAGTGAGGCGCTTTCGGTGTTGTACCGTGTGGACGAGGCTCATTTTGAAAGTTTATCAGCGGCTCTGTGGAATAGCTACAAGAAAACAGATCTGTATTTCTCATGGCTGAAAGAATATAACCATCTTCTCCTGAATATGGAGCCAGGGCGCTCACATACATGGAGCCTGCTTTCCGAGCTTTACAAGGATACTTATTTTGAACTAATCAGCGGTAAGCATCTAATCCGGGACTTATCACACCTGATACCGAATCATATAACTAACTGGGTGAAAATAGCTGCACCTTCGCATTCCCTTGTTTCAGCCTCGGCAGTGCTGGCGTGGAGCGAAATTTTCCCGTCCAATATTGATTCTTCAGCTGTCAGCGAGGCAGAAGGCCTTGTGAATCGCTCTGTCCGCTATCAGGATGGCCTTGAGGAAAGCTTCAAGCTATTTGAAAATGTCATGAAATGGGCGAAGGAAAAGGGCGTGCTGATGGGTGAACGCTTTGAATGGATGGTCCGTGAGCTCCTTGATTTGGATGCCGGGCATTTGCTGATTGCCGGTGCGGCTTCAAATGGAAAATCCTCGTTTGTGAATACTCTTCTCGGTGAAGAGCTGATGGGAGATTCCACTTCTGCTTCAGTGCTCTTCAAGGATAGTGATGAAGCGGAAATTCATGCCGTTACGGACGAGGAAGTGCGGAGTATTTCTGACCTTGAGGACTTTAGGCAAAGCGCAGAAAAAAGCCAGCAGACGCTTATCCGCTGCAGAATGCCTCTCGCCTTTTTACAGAATAATAGACTTGCTGTCATAGATACGCCAGGTCTTGCGGGGCAGAGTAAGTTCAGGAATGGTGTGTTCCAATATCTCCATTTTGCAGACAGCATGCTGTTTGTCCTGAATGCGGATTCGCCTCTGACAGATAAAGAGCTGGATCTTGCTGTGAGAATGAGAGAACAGGCTCCGGAATTGCCTATTCATTTCCTTCTCAGTAAAATGGACCGGATTCCAGACAGCCAGGATGCCATGGATCTTCTTGATGAAACCCAGTCCCGTGTTCATACCTATTTTCCAAAAGCAAAGGTGTTTGCTTTCTCCGCCTATTATGAAAGCGAAAGCCAGCTGAATGATTTAGCAGTCTTTATCAAGTCGATGATGGATGGACGGAACCGGAAAGAAGAGCGTACAGCAAAGGTTCTTTACTATATTAAAAAATCGATCAAATTCCTTCTTGAAAAACGCGTTGAGATGGAAAACAGCTTGATTGATACTATTAAATGGAACGAAGAAATGGTAACAAAGCTTAAGGGTGCCAACAATCAGCTGAGTGATATGGAAGAAGAGAAGATCCGGACGATTAAAAAGTCCTACAGCCAAATTAAAGATGAAATGAGACAGGATCTTGAGAAAAAGATTCCGGAACTGCTTCGGAATTGTTCAGAAATGGTGACTGAAGACAGTGATTTTGGAAAAATCCACACTGAGCTCAATGACGAAATGAATAATCGGGTACATGAATACATTGAAGAGACGGTTTTGCCGGATTTCCATGTGTCCATTCAGGAGTGGATTGCTGAAAGTGAAGGAGAGTTCAGAAGCAGCCAGGCATATCTGGATGAAATGAGCGAAAGCTTCAATGAGCTATATGGCGAGGAGAAAATCTCGCTGGACTGTGACTTCAGGGTTCTGGATGACTGGCGCCGCGACGCGGATCGAATGACGCGGGGAAGTGTTCAGCTGGAAAAGGCCAACATTCTAAACCGCTTTTCGCCATCGCAGTTCCTGCTGAAGAGTGCAGGCAAGCTGCTTGGTGCGATTCAGCAGAATAAAACCATGCTCCATAATAAATATAAACAGTTCATTGAACATGAAGACTATAGCGAGATCGCAGAATTCATCACCAATAAATTCATGCAGCAGTTCGAACTTTTCGAGAAATCGCTTGAACGGGATATTAAAATGTTCTTCAGAAATCCGTTCGATGTATTAAATCATACGGTTGAAGAGACCTATACGGACATAGCAGAAAATAAAGAAGCTTTAAGCGATATGCGCAAAAATCCTGAGATTTACCAGGATCCTCTGACACTATTTGACCTGAAGCTCCGCCAGTTTGAATGGATGACTTCAGCAGGGGAAAGAGTTAAGGAATATCGTTAA
- a CDS encoding sensor histidine kinase has protein sequence MSFKRKQIMGLGLTVFFMFILMFVILSMVNGMKANMLEIVEDRYYKVNQATEIRQLFYQTDQQLLSVLTDIESADPAMTAELIEANHEGIQTRILKLENELNRQKSSLLLKEVEQAYESYAQMQNSFIGLMGSGDVNSLEDLYRDERENRNSLLVKLAEFKEYQESIMADSLESANETYSQLVSTLVAAVAIAIILIVGVTVWVIRSTGRSISLITKGIKDIDYQDLSSISRLNIETKDEIGEIAKAFNSMADSLENYYEKEQRYSAEISEQNWIQSQAAALVSIYSQHVAIANLADDFISRLAPASGANLGVIYVKDDSGSKPVFKKQAAYADGAEDAGRDFFFAGEGIAGQTVRDKKTIFLQDVPEDYKVLSTGLGDVRPKSIMMAPVMLKDEVVAVVELASLRPFTDAQIKLLEKVIETLGIAITNISGRMEIERLLAESQAQTEELQAQAEELQSQSEELQAQSEEMQSQSEELRMINEQLEERSRDAEMKSEELQAAKEELEEKAKQLSLSSKYKSEFLANMSHELRTPLNSILLLSEMLAEDPDEILTEEQKEFSKVIHTSGQDLLTLINDILDLSKVEVGKLEISFEEVNMYEISQRMKQHFTQVAKHKNLEFTVSSSEEVPPVFNTDEQRLQQIVKNLLSNAFKFTEEGSVAVTFEKAAQSDFFGLPLSTYTDDWLKITVLDTGIGIPAEKQQLIFEAFQQADGATMRRYGGTGLGLSISKEFAQLLGGICKVESEEGKGSRFTLIIPNLPNGMPEIEAGSLAFEEAAVTAEPMEEVSEAAEPPAAEGTSEAEHQHTGTELKDKTVIVVDDDHRNIYALKNALNKEGMNVLTAENGMQCLDLIMGTEKVDIVLMDIMMPVMDGYETMKRLRGLDRHQDVPIIALTAKAMKGDREKCMEAGATDYISKPLKLDQLLSVMRVWLS, from the coding sequence GTGAGCTTTAAGAGAAAGCAAATAATGGGTTTGGGCCTAACCGTATTTTTTATGTTTATTCTGATGTTTGTCATTCTGTCTATGGTGAATGGAATGAAGGCAAACATGCTGGAAATAGTGGAGGATCGCTATTATAAGGTAAACCAGGCTACAGAGATCAGACAGCTTTTTTACCAGACAGATCAGCAGCTGCTGAGTGTGCTCACCGACATAGAATCGGCCGATCCAGCCATGACGGCTGAATTGATTGAGGCAAACCATGAAGGGATACAAACCCGGATTCTGAAATTGGAAAATGAATTAAATAGACAGAAATCCAGCCTGCTATTAAAGGAAGTAGAACAGGCTTATGAATCATATGCCCAAATGCAAAACAGCTTTATTGGATTAATGGGAAGCGGAGATGTGAATTCCCTGGAAGATCTGTACAGGGATGAAAGGGAAAACCGAAACTCTCTTCTAGTAAAGCTGGCTGAATTTAAAGAGTATCAGGAATCGATCATGGCTGATTCGCTGGAAAGTGCAAATGAAACGTATAGCCAGTTAGTATCGACTTTGGTTGCTGCGGTTGCAATAGCCATTATTTTAATCGTCGGAGTGACGGTTTGGGTGATCAGAAGCACAGGCAGAAGCATCAGCTTAATTACAAAAGGGATTAAGGATATTGATTATCAAGACCTTTCTTCCATTTCAAGGCTGAATATCGAAACAAAAGATGAGATCGGTGAAATCGCGAAAGCCTTCAACTCTATGGCTGATTCACTCGAGAACTATTACGAGAAAGAACAGCGCTATTCGGCTGAAATCAGTGAGCAGAACTGGATTCAAAGCCAGGCTGCTGCGTTAGTAAGCATCTATAGCCAGCATGTGGCCATAGCGAATTTGGCAGATGATTTTATTTCCAGGCTGGCACCTGCCTCCGGAGCCAATCTCGGAGTCATTTATGTGAAAGATGACAGCGGAAGCAAACCTGTATTTAAAAAACAAGCTGCTTATGCAGATGGGGCGGAAGATGCAGGAAGAGACTTTTTCTTTGCCGGGGAAGGAATAGCAGGGCAAACAGTCAGGGATAAGAAAACGATATTCCTCCAAGATGTTCCTGAGGATTACAAGGTCCTATCAACTGGTTTGGGAGATGTCAGGCCGAAAAGCATCATGATGGCACCCGTCATGCTCAAAGACGAGGTCGTGGCAGTTGTGGAATTGGCAAGTTTGAGGCCATTCACTGATGCACAGATCAAGCTCCTGGAAAAAGTAATTGAAACATTAGGAATAGCCATTACGAATATTTCAGGAAGAATGGAGATCGAACGCTTATTGGCAGAATCTCAGGCACAGACAGAGGAACTGCAGGCACAGGCTGAAGAGCTGCAGTCCCAGTCGGAGGAGCTGCAGGCGCAATCTGAAGAAATGCAGAGTCAATCCGAAGAGCTGCGTATGATTAATGAACAGCTTGAAGAGCGCTCCAGAGATGCGGAAATGAAATCCGAAGAACTTCAGGCTGCCAAGGAAGAGCTGGAGGAAAAAGCAAAACAGCTGAGTTTAAGCTCAAAATATAAGTCAGAATTCCTGGCAAATATGTCTCATGAGCTGCGCACGCCGCTTAACAGCATATTGCTTTTATCAGAGATGCTGGCAGAAGACCCGGATGAAATCCTCACTGAGGAGCAGAAGGAGTTTTCCAAGGTTATTCATACATCAGGACAGGATTTGCTTACCCTGATCAATGATATTCTGGATCTTTCAAAAGTAGAAGTAGGAAAACTGGAGATCAGCTTTGAGGAAGTCAATATGTACGAAATCTCGCAGCGTATGAAGCAGCATTTTACACAAGTGGCAAAGCATAAAAACCTTGAGTTTACTGTAAGCTCTTCGGAAGAAGTGCCGCCTGTATTCAATACCGATGAGCAGCGGCTGCAGCAAATTGTGAAAAATCTCCTGTCAAATGCATTTAAATTTACGGAAGAAGGTTCAGTAGCAGTCACTTTTGAAAAAGCCGCACAGAGCGATTTCTTTGGTTTGCCGTTATCCACCTATACAGACGATTGGCTTAAAATAACAGTGCTGGATACAGGCATTGGCATTCCAGCAGAAAAGCAGCAGCTGATTTTTGAAGCCTTCCAGCAGGCTGATGGAGCTACGATGAGAAGATATGGCGGAACGGGCCTGGGATTGTCCATCTCCAAGGAATTTGCCCAGCTGCTCGGCGGCATTTGCAAAGTGGAGAGTGAAGAAGGAAAAGGAAGCCGTTTTACACTGATCATTCCGAATCTGCCAAACGGCATGCCTGAAATAGAGGCAGGTTCGCTGGCTTTTGAAGAAGCTGCTGTAACCGCTGAACCTATGGAGGAAGTGTCTGAGGCAGCAGAACCTCCAGCTGCTGAAGGGACTAGTGAAGCAGAGCATCAGCATACAGGTACCGAGCTTAAAGATAAAACAGTCATTGTCGTAGATGATGATCACAGAAATATTTATGCGCTGAAAAATGCTTTGAATAAAGAAGGCATGAATGTCCTTACAGCAGAAAACGGCATGCAGTGCCTGGATTTAATAATGGGTACAGAAAAGGTTGATATTGTGCTGATGGATATTATGATGCCGGTTATGGATGGTTATGAAACCATGAAGAGGCTTCGCGGACTGGACAGGCATCAGGATGTTCCAATCATTGCCCTTACTGCCAAGGCAATGAAAGGCGATAGGGAAAAGTGCATGGAAGCTGGTGCAACAGATTATATCAGCAAGCCATTAAAACTGGACCAGCTGCTGTCCGTTATGAGGGTGTGGCTTTCATAG
- a CDS encoding CheR family methyltransferase — protein sequence MKKEELEIDLLLKAIYGLSGYDFRQYMRSSIARRIQNRLSRDRLPNITSLTEKVIHEDGYLQKVLSDFSINVTEMFRDPSFFKAFRNEVVPMLRELPEIRIWHAGCSTGEEAYSMSILLEEEGLGERTKIYATDINEKVLKKAESGMIPLQKMQLYTKNYIMAGGSKSFSEYYTTDCEAAYLNSSLLDRMVFAQHNLVTDGSFNEFHVIICRNVMIYFNIDLQSHVFNLFNESLSMGGFLGLGSKEALRMEVPVFEEINLQEKIFRKIAPA from the coding sequence TTGAAAAAGGAAGAATTAGAGATAGATTTGCTTTTAAAGGCCATTTACGGTTTATCCGGGTATGATTTCCGGCAATATATGCGCTCTTCTATTGCGAGGAGGATCCAAAATCGCCTTAGCAGGGATCGGCTGCCCAATATTACAAGTCTTACGGAGAAGGTAATACATGAAGATGGGTATCTGCAAAAGGTACTGAGCGATTTTTCAATCAATGTTACGGAAATGTTCCGGGACCCTTCGTTTTTTAAAGCTTTTCGAAATGAGGTTGTTCCGATGCTCAGAGAATTGCCTGAGATCAGAATTTGGCATGCTGGCTGTTCGACTGGAGAGGAAGCCTATTCCATGTCTATTTTGCTGGAAGAAGAAGGTCTGGGGGAACGAACTAAAATTTATGCCACAGACATCAATGAAAAAGTGCTAAAAAAGGCAGAGAGCGGAATGATTCCTCTGCAAAAAATGCAGCTCTATACAAAGAATTACATTATGGCAGGCGGAAGTAAATCATTTTCCGAATACTACACAACCGATTGTGAAGCAGCTTATTTGAATTCATCCCTGCTTGATCGAATGGTTTTTGCGCAGCATAATCTGGTGACCGATGGTTCTTTTAATGAATTTCATGTGATTATATGCCGTAATGTCATGATTTATTTTAATATTGATCTGCAAAGCCATGTTTTTAATCTTTTTAATGAAAGCCTCAGCATGGGAGGGTTTCTGGGACTTGGAAGCAAGGAAGCGCTGAGGATGGAAGTGCCTGTATTTGAAGAAATCAACCTGCAGGAAAAGATTTTCAGGAAGATCGCTCCTGCATAA